The stretch of DNA AAGAGACACCATCGGCGGCAACAGCCTGATCGCGTGGGAAGCGTTGCGTGACGAGGCCACCGGCTGCACTCGCTGCCCGCTCTACAAGCCCACGACCCAGACCGTGTTCGGCGAAGGCCCGGTCGACGCGCCGCTGATGTTCGTCGGCGAACAACCCGGCGACCAGGAGGACATCGCCGGGCGACCGTTCGTTGGCCCCGCCGGCCAGATGTTCGACAAGGCGATGGCGGAGGCAGGCGTCGATCGCTCCCGCGCGTACGTCACCAACGCGGTGAAACACTTCAAGTTCGAACAATGCGGCAAACGCCGCATCCACGCCAAGCCGGGAGCGGGCGAAATCGACGCCTGCCGCTGGTGGATCGAGCAGGAGCAGATGCTGATCAAGCCGAAGGTGACGGTGGCGCTGGGCGCCACGGCAGCCCGATCGCTGTTCGGCAAGGTAATGACGATAGGCCGAGAACGAGGCCGTGCGTTGCAGCTACCCGACGGCGGCGAAGCCTGGATCACGGTGCATCCAAGCTACCTACTGCGGTTGCCCGATCCGGCGCAAGCAACAGAGGAATATGCGCGTTTCGTAGAGGATCTGCGGACGGTCGGCAGCCGGATTGCTTGATCACCGAACGAGCAATCCCCTCCGTCATCCTGACGAAAGTCAGGATCGAGAGCCACAGCGCAACGTCCGTTCCCTGGGTCCTGACTTTCGTCAGGATGACGGAAGACGTTGGAGAGACCTTTCAATAATCACATGCTGTTAGGCTCAGGTCCCAAACGACCCGCCGGATCGTCAAGCGCTCCGATCTCAGCCATGTCCTCGTCATCCAACGTCAGATCCAACGCCGAGAAATTGTCCGCGAGGTGCTCCGCATCCGAAGCCTTCGGAATAACCGAAAAGCCGTTCGCCAGATGCCACGCAAGGATCACCTGCGCCGCACTCCGCCCATGCTTATTGGCGATCCGAACGATGGCCTCGTCCTGCAACAGCGTCTTCCCCTGCCCCAACGGACTCCAGCTTTGCGTCACGATCCCGTGCGCCTCATGATATTTCCGCTGCTCGCGTTGCTGGAAGTTCGGATGAAGCTCGATCTGGTTGACCGCCGGCGTTACCCCGGTCGCGGCAACGATCGCGTCGATATGCTCGGGCAAAAAGTTCGACACGCCGATCGACTTGGCCTTCCCCGCGTCGCGCAGCGCAATCATCGCCTTCCACGCGTCGACGTATTTGCCCTCGCTCGGCACCGGCCAGTGCATCAGGTACAGATCGACCGATTCGACCCCCAGTAGCGCGAGACTCTCGTCCATCGCCGCTTCGGCATCGCCCTGCCGGTCGTTCCAGAGCTTGGTCGTCAGGAACGCATCCGACCCCTTATAGCCATCACCCACGCCGCGTTCGTTCTCGTAGATCGCGGCAGTGTCGACCAACCGAAAGCCGATATCGAGCCCGCTGCGAACGATCGCCGCAACCTGGCTGTCGGGAATCTGCCACGTGCCCATACCGAGCTGGGGCATCGTGCGGTCGTCGTTGAGTGTGAGATCTGTCATGCCACACCAGCGAACGAGGCGCGTGCCGGTTCCGATGCGCCGGTTCCGCTTTAGGGCTTCCCTTCGGAGCCAGCTTCGCGCAACTCGCAAAACCATGTTCGAAAAGATTCTGGCCGTGCTGGCCACCTTCACGATCGGCGTCATCTCGTCCGGTGGCTATGTCGGCATCGCCCTGCTCATGGCGATCGAGAGCGCGTGCATCCCGCTGCCGTCCGAGATCATCATGCCGTTCGCCGGCTACCTGGTCTCGACCGGCCGGTTCGACCTGTATCTTGCCGCGACCGCGGGCGCGATCGGGTGCAATCTCGGCTCGATCGTCGCGTACGAAGTCGGCAAGCGTGGCGGTCGCCCGATGGCCGAACGCTGGGGCCGGTTCGTCCTGATCGGTCCGGGCGAGCTCGACGCGGCCGACCGATTCTTCGCGCGCTGGGGCTCGATGGCGGTGCTGATCGGGCGGCTGCTGCCAGTGATCCGCTCGTTCATCGCCTTCCCCGCCGGCGTTGCCCGGATGAAGCTGGTGCCGTTCCACCTCTACACCTTCATCGGGTCGTGGCCGTGGTGCTTCGGACTCGCCTGGGTCGGGATGAAGCTCGGCGACAAATGGGACAGCGACCCGCGCGTAAAGGCCGCGTTCCACAGCGCCGACCTGCTGATCGGCATCGTCTTGATCGCGCTGGTCGCCTTCTACATCTGGCACCGGGTACGCGGGCTGAAGCGTCACCCTTGAATATCCCGGGCATACCCCCGACGCTTTGCCAGCGCGCGCAGGTCGTCGTCGCGCGTAGGGACTAGCGAGTGCATGCGGCGCTGATACGCCGCGACGATTTCCGAACCGGCGCTGGGGGGTGAACCGCTGTCGAACGGCGGCGCGGGGTCATATTCCAGACCGAGCTGAACAGTTCGCGCATGTGCCTCGCCGCGGATCATCGCGGTCAGCGTCAGCGCGAAGTCGATCCCCGCAGTGATGCCGCCGCCGGTGACGCGGT from Sphingomonas faeni encodes:
- a CDS encoding aldo/keto reductase, with the protein product MTDLTLNDDRTMPQLGMGTWQIPDSQVAAIVRSGLDIGFRLVDTAAIYENERGVGDGYKGSDAFLTTKLWNDRQGDAEAAMDESLALLGVESVDLYLMHWPVPSEGKYVDAWKAMIALRDAGKAKSIGVSNFLPEHIDAIVAATGVTPAVNQIELHPNFQQREQRKYHEAHGIVTQSWSPLGQGKTLLQDEAIVRIANKHGRSAAQVILAWHLANGFSVIPKASDAEHLADNFSALDLTLDDEDMAEIGALDDPAGRLGPEPNSM
- a CDS encoding DedA family protein — translated: MFEKILAVLATFTIGVISSGGYVGIALLMAIESACIPLPSEIIMPFAGYLVSTGRFDLYLAATAGAIGCNLGSIVAYEVGKRGGRPMAERWGRFVLIGPGELDAADRFFARWGSMAVLIGRLLPVIRSFIAFPAGVARMKLVPFHLYTFIGSWPWCFGLAWVGMKLGDKWDSDPRVKAAFHSADLLIGIVLIALVAFYIWHRVRGLKRHP